CATCTCGATACTACTCGCAATCATTTTTGACGGTCCATATTTCGACATCCTTATCGTCCGGGATTACgtttccgaaattttggaagGGCATCTCGGGCGTAACGGAATCAAAAACGTCGTCGTTTCTCTCGAAATCGACGACAGAATAATGCCATCGATAAGTTTGGCATTGAGACGAATTCGCGAATCGTTATGCCGAAAATACACGCGGTGGGCAAGGTCGAAATACTTTAGGCGATTACAGAGTTTATTATTTGGCGAGATAATGAACGTATGTACATACGTACATTTCATGTAATATCCATTCATCAGCGCGATCGGCTCTCGTGCGTCATTTTTTACAATTCAGGACAAATTTCGATCCTCTGATATCCCTCAATGATCACTATTAACATTTTTGGAAGGAATTGACGTTTTCTCgtcgaagaaaaaaatgttaaattcaatTTCTTTTCTTAAATTCCAATTAATTATTATTCTTAAGCGCGAATAGATTATAAACGCGTTTTGcgactttgaaattataaacaTTTGTGTAATCGATAATTTGCCGAGTGTAATACGTCGAGATCTAGGTTAAATGGATGACTCTCCATTAATTAAGTTCAGCACACGGGAGTGCCGAAGTGCCTCGCGTATAATTTCCCCAGCGAGATGACGTATCGAGATCAATTTTTCAGCGACACATCATACGAGTAGAAATAATTCCCCTCGTCGAAAATTAGGGCGCCCAGATTCGTCGCCCGATCCAACCCTGTCCACGAAATCCTTCTACCGTGATTTCGAGATCGCTCTGTGGCCCTGCGGTCGATATATTCTGTGAACGGCGGAGGCACAGATCGAGATCGCGGTTCTGTGCCGGGATAAAGGGTCCCACCCACTCGCGATCCGCGCATAATAATGGACCCGTCGAAATTAACGGCCGCCATAGATTTTAGAGGTCGTGAAATTCGGAGACCACAATGGATGGCGCGACCCACCTTCATCTCGAACAATGACGACGTCGACCTCCATTCCGGATCGGACGTATACATCATTATGTACTTCAAttgcaccaattttttttttatcgtgaCGTTGCGGCGCTAACCTGTCACACGTGATACGGAAAAGATCGTTTGGACACCCTTGCTCGTTTAATTGATGAAGTAGAGACACAGAAATAAAGCACTCTAATGGACAGTgagcattgaaaaaaattaacgttGACGTTTCGTATTTGGAAACGTCAGTTGTCACATTTTACCCGCCGTGGGATCCTTTTAACGGGAATCTAGGTCAGAAAAAGGGGTCACCGTCAATAATTCCACATATCTGCCTAGTTGATTCGACCCTATTTAACAATTACGATAATGTGGAATAACCTCGAATCGTTTTTACGATCACCCTCGACTGTCATAACAGGGACGACAAAGAGACGAATTCCTCGCGTCCTTGGGCGGATCACTAGGTAGGTAGCGGATTCCATCGGCAGGTAAATCCCGTCGTTCTTCCATCAGCTGGAAGGTACCTACCCGAACGCACCCACAGGTAGACGGATCGGACAAAGGGCGCATCTGTCAACTTTCCGAATTTTTGATATCGGATTTCACGAGTGGGCGTTCACTCTATACCACGAAAGAAATCATATTGTCCCTGTCTGGAGACCCTTTTGATGGAACGTAGTGGATTCGAAGAGAAACACGTCATCGATAACAAAAGTACACAAAGAGATCGATAGTTGGTTAATTTTTACTAGGCAAAGAAGTACAAAGTTTAATGTTGATGGCTGATATTTAAGAGTCAAGGCCATTAAATTTGCTTTTCTAATCTAATAAAGAGATTTTGTTTGAATTTGTTTCGATTACAAGTGAAATTGTCTTTTTTTATGTCCGTGTATTAGTATTTCTTCCTTCTATGACAACTGTCAGTTGTTACTAACCTATCGTTACATCTTTTTCTTCTTCCATCTTTCGATAATCGTGACATCTGTCATAAGATCGCACCACAGAATTTCAACCCTTCAATTTGAATATAATTAAAGACAGGTTCGGATTCGAGTGTGTTAGACCCATACAGATGTGGACTCGCACCataatttttcgaataaagGTAGATCTGCGAGTCTACTGGTACATCGAACATTAATCGGTCTCTCGGATTAGTCATTTAATCTCGAAATCCGAACGTGTCGGTTTTCTCCGCCTTTTCTGGGCCATCATCATCGTCTCATCGCCATGCTATCCGCGAGCTACGTTCGAGATGCGAATATATCGCCGATTAATAGAGCGAAGATCTGGGGCCCCCTTGAATCCGTAGAAACGGCTCTTTCTCTCCGTTCAAGACGCGCGCGAGGCGGCGGGTAGCCACGAGGGGCCAGAGGCGTAgtgagggggggggggggggcaggGGGGGGCATCATGCACCGGGCGCTACTCACAAAGGGGCGCCAAATGGTTCACAAAACTAAACAATTGCTggataatttcaaaattggaaGGGTATTGTGCCCCGGGCGCGAGTTAAGCTCGCTACGCCATTGCGAGGGGCATCTGTTTTGTCGAACGCCCGTGTCAACTTTTCGCCGTCCGGCGCGACAATTTAATCGACCTCAACTGAGGCAGCTCGTTAACTCTTATTTTGAATCGCTGGCGATTACACTTGGCGATCTACAGAATGAATCAGAAACTTTTCGGCGATATTTTCCCAGAAGAATCAATCGAAGCATTCGTCGGGCCATGACGGCCCGGGGGCAGGCAAAAAGGGTCGAGGGAAATGATCGATACGTACGGGGTCTCCCCCTCGGGTAAGACGCCCGCCAGCTCGCTCGCTACGCTACTCCCGTCCCGGCAAACGTCGACAGCTGCGGACCGCGTACGAGGGAggcacttttttttttcgacagtcTTGAGGGGGCGAATCTCCCCCTTTCGATCCGTCGGCCCTTCGATACGAGGGCGGATGTGGACGACGTCGACGAGAGAGGAGGAAAAAAATCTCGAGCTAGCGAGGGAGGATAGCGTCGGTTATCTAACGAACGAAAACGTAAAATCGGTCGCGAAATTCGAAAGATGACGTTGAATCCTAAAATCGAACGACTCTATGACTCGAACCATAGACGTGCGATCACAGattataaattttcttctaccTCTATGGTTGAACTCGATGATTATAAACACAGAGTTAATTTCATAGAATGGAATAAATCTATGATTCACTATTCGAACCATAGACGTGTGGTCATAGACGAACCGAGTTCATTCCCTCTGTGGCTGAACTAGAACACAGAGGGCAGTTCTTTTTCCCATTGTCAGCCCCATAAATGACAGCGTCCATGTTATGATCTCTCTCGGAGGACGAATAACGATCGCATCATCGCGGACGGAAAGATCCGGCTTCCGTCGGCGTATCTCATCCTTTGTTCCGCGCTGTTCCTCAAAAATCCCCGACTGGAACGGACGCGTCCCGTCGGCGTATCCGATTTTCGGCGTCGACGTCGATTCGGGTCAAATTCCGGTCGCGCCGGTTTAACCGTGTTATCCGCGACTCTCTCGTCCTTCCGACTTATCATCCTAATCGTCACCCCGAATCGACGTcgattataaataaaataatttatagTCGCACGTTTCGGTTCGCGACGCGCGTGCAAGTCCGCGCGTGTATGCGCGCTTTAAGAGCCGCCGATCTACCATAGACGATCTGATGACCACTCTCTATGGTTAACCATAGACGATCTGATCACCACTCTCTATGGTTAAACATAGACGATCTGATCACCACTCTCTATGGTTAAACATAGACGATCTGATCACCACTCTCTATGGTTAACCACAGACGATCTGATCATCACTCTCTACGGTCAACCATAAACCAAGCTTTCAGATTTTACCAACATTCTTATAAGAAGAAAGTGCCTTCAAGAAAGGTTTTTCCACCTGAAAGAGCCGAGTCACACCGAAAGCGGAATCGATAAAATGTGAATCAGAAAGAAACGTGAGAACTACTCGAAAGGATCCTAACCCACATTCGGAATTTGACAGAAGAATCGAACAATTGTTCATTACGAACGTTTTGGGACGGCCGGAACCGATGTTTATAACGGCGTGAATCGACGAAGAACGCGTGTTACTTTTTCGTCAATTCAAGCATCGTCGAAAATCGTAATTAACGCAAGGAAAGAAAAGGGCCATATCTTCGTATAAGTTGAACGTGGTCTGTATTCATAAGGTACTCGAAATGAAATAATCTAGCATTATGCGACCACCGATGGTTGTAGATCGTTTTACGATTTCTCTTAACCCGAATTTCTCCTCCACCGGTGTCATCTCCGGCAACGTTCATGGCCACGGCACGATTACGAAAGACCTTCGTCGGAACGGCGTGTGAAAGTAACCGAGTCGATTTCGGGTCGTTATATCGTGAGCCATccaagtaccataaaaataaaacgagagcCCTACACCGATGAGTATAAAATTAGATTTATACTCGATGGTTGAGAGAGACAGGTAAGTACCTACATCAGTTCGTTATTTGCAGCCATGAACCTTCGAAATCCATCGGAAAAACTCAAGAGTCCACCTGGATCAAGTAAAGGGGCTTGTAATCTCTTAGTACATTAGCAACTATCTGCCAGATCTACCTTGAAGAGACGAATACCgattttaaattaaaaaaaatttgtaccTCGGAAAGTATTCTGTCGCACATGCTACAGCGGCTAGCGGCGGCAACAGGGCCCTCCGTGCACTAGGTGCCGGCCCCGCGTCGACGAGGGCACTTTGTTCTCGGGGCCATCGGACCCAGGTGGTCTCCAAGGACTCTCCTCCTCCAGGTCATCGGCCCGGAATAGACCGACGGCGAAACTCGCGTGTGTGTGTGCATTATTCCTCTCCTCATATCCTCTCGGCCGAGTTAGAACATTGTGAAGACGACGTCTCttgttgttttattttttttacggtTCCTAAACACCCGTCAACGACCTCTCCGGGTCCCCGGTGCCGTTCCAAAGGCTTTCGCAAGACTCGGACGGTCGCCGTGGCCGTGAACCCGGCCGGAGATGACACCGGTAGTGGAGGAATTCGACCGGGGTTGAAAAACCTCCGGTACTCACTGACGGACTGATGGGACCAAATTTGACGACGAatccttaggcacagcactgtttgTTTTAATCCAATAGTAAATGGTGGCCCTGTGCCTGTATCcattaaaaaatttcttcactAATCCCAGAGAACGAAAGACAAGCATATAATTGTAATTGATTTTTAGGTCGCTTTCCGATAAAAGTTtaaggtaaaaaaaaatcaccctgAGTACAAGGCGCAAGATAGAGATTTGACCTCACTTCCGATCGACCGTCATCATCCGGATCTAGGAACCGTTTTCGATTAGGTACCACCAACATTTTGAGGtcaatggaaaaattcgtgCTTCACTGCCGACCGCTCCGAAATGGAGCAACCTCCATCTCGAAGGGTATTTGATCTGGTCTAAAATCTCTACCGTCACCTCACAAAACGGGGCGACCTATTATTACGTTTGCGGCATCGACTGCCTTCGGGAAAACCCCAGAGTTATCAGGTTCAGGTCATAGAGGGTAACTTCTGGATGCTCTAGCATCTTCATTTAGTTTAACATCAGTGAAACTCCAGGAAACAGACGAAGGCATATACCTTGATTTGACGAGGAAAATATAACGGAACTCATGAAAGGTATAGAGAAAATCTCAATGAAAGATCTGATAAAAGAGCACCGTAACATTCACGGAAACAACAGTAGGAGGttaattatttccaaaattatcCAACTGATCCCAATCTTTCCAAAATTCCAGATAATAATCGTCAAGTTTTGTTTCACACCTCAATTATTCATCCACGAAAAGAAATCTAGGAAGACAACTGTGGAGGAACCGTTTACCCAGTCGTATTTCGGTAATTGCTAAGTAGATTGCTACGATTCATCGATAATGAGATCAAGAGACTGCCGAGATTGctaccgttgaaaaaaaaaaaaaccatgtCAGAGTACAGCATGACGAATTTGTATTGGTATCTAGATTATAAgatgaaatattccaaaaatccTTCGGGTAATTTCCTGGGATTTTCAGCGACAAATATACAAAGGTGTAGAGAGAGTGACTCGCTCTTAGAATTACCTTAGATGCTCTTTGGTTTAGATCTAGTTCAGAATTCTTCATTTAAATACCGTTACCGAATGGAGCCTTCACAACGAGCCACTAATAAATCTATTGAAACTATGTTTACAATGTTATCTTCAGCAAATCCATCAGGAGGGTTAGATCAAAATTCAAGTAGATACATCTATTAGGCTGTTTGTATACAAGAATGTTATTCTCAAATTTCGCCACCGATAAAACTGACTTATGATCCGGATAATAGGGACGGGGGAGCGTAGCCCCAAGTTCATCCCACGACGCTGCGGGAAATTCAACCTTGATCTCGAACGGAGGACCAAGAAAAGGGTCCGCCGTCTCCCTTACCTGGCCAGGGCCATCCTGAGGTGGTGATATAATCCAAGGGTATGAGGGGGTTGGGAACAGAATTTATCACAAGCTACTACGTGCACCATTCACTCTCATTATCCGAGTACACCGCACACAAGAAACGTACGAAACGAACCTAGAACCGAAACGTCAATTCTcgcgtgaaaaaaaaaatcgcccGGCGCGATGCGTAGCGTCCCTGCCGAAGAGTCGGCGTCGACTGAGACAACAAAACAATAAACAAACGCGCGCGCGGTCCGTGCGCGCAACGAGCTCGGAGAATCCGGGCGTCCCGAGCATGGGGACGGTCTCGCAGTCTCGCCTCTCTCACTCTCCATCTCTCGCTCTTCCAACTTTCCGAATTTAGACTACCTTCAGAGTTCTACGACGATCTTGGTATCGAACGGAAACAAATCTGACGGTCTGAACCGGTCTTTATTTCGGTTGAAGTAGGGTGCAAGCTCACTACTACTCATGCATCTATTTAGGTCTTCCTAAAGAGTGGCGAAGGGCACATTCAAGGTGGCAATCTTTGTAAGAACGTGGGGACGCATCCTTAGGCTCTGACATCAGGGCGTACCTTGAAAACAGGTCCGAATGCGAGTGCCGTAAGGTCCTCTTAACCCTGGCAAACCCAACAACGCAGCACTGTTTAAAGTGCCAATAAGCTTCCTTAGAAAGGGTTCTTACTAGTCCGTTTTGAGGATGCCAGCACACCGATGTCTGAATGGACAAGTGATCAACCTTAGAACATACCTTCATAGATGCCAACGAAGATCTCAGGAAGATTAAATGAGTCCACAGGAATCTCTCGACGGTGGAGTCAAGTCCTTCAGTCAAGGTCCATGCATCTTCTGGTGGTAACCGTCAATCCTTCTTCTCACGCTTCGAATAAACTGGGACAATCTTTCAAAAAACTTCTCTCTGGACTAGATCTTCATACCTAGGTCTTACCGGGACTTGAATACGGCTCCCATGTTCGGCTCTCAGCACCAAAACAACTCTTGGATTGACTGCCCAACATCAACAGCCTACTGCTAAGGTTGAAACATGCAAAAAGGAGTATAATAACCAGAAGAGTCAGACCCTCTGGAAAAACTACAATATACGATTGAGGTCAGACGTCTGCCACTGCCCAAGAAAGAAAACAAGGCGATATCTTAAGGTTGCCTTAGATCCCTTCACTCGAGATGGTTCAGGAACAATGTGGGCGACAAAACTGAACCCTGAGGAATATCAGCGATCAAACTGATGTCGAAACAGAGCTAATCCATCGAACACCGAGACTGTACAGATCGTGAACATGAATTCAAACCCCCTCGAccagaattttttcaatgaaacaagTTTAGCCCTACAGTTGGTCGAGTGCAAGTCCACAAAGTTGCAGTATCTCTTCTGCCTTGCACATGCCACCCTACAGTACCCTTACGGACAGCCACCTGCTCTCCCAACCCTCACCAAGAGACCCCTAGCATGCTCCGAAGACGGCAGTTCTCTCGGACTCCGACCAATCGAAGAATCCTTTCCGTTTTCATTTCAGATCTCGACGACGCGTCCGTTGGAATGTGCGTGAATCAACGGACGCGAAGAGAAACCTCGCCGCCTTTCACGAAGGGGGACCACCACGCGTTTTCCCCCAAAAACGCCGTCCGAAAAATTTTCGTTACAAGGTCGGAAACGGGCCCAAGAGAGAGAGTCGCGAGGAGAAAATCGGAGGACGAACCAGATATTAGAAAAAACGGTGCGAGAGAGAGAACGACGCCACGGTCCGCGCGGGTGAGAGGATCGATCTAGAAACGAGAGAAGGCGAAGTCTGTCGAACGCGGGGGGATAAAGGTCGCCAGTTTCTACGGAAAGAGTATCCACAGGGGATTACCGATCACGGATGGATAGGAACTTTCGCGACGAACGTCGAATGAGAATTTCGAAAACCCCGGAATTACTATACGTTTCCACAGCTTCCAAAACGCCCAACTAGGCAACATCGCATTTCACGATAAGTTCAATTGGTCTGAGAACGCCCCCTAAATTAAGTCAcctttcaaacaaaaaaaactgaatcaaaATCGGTTCATCCGTTTAGGAGCTACGATGACATAGACACATGTCAAATTGACATGTGTCATTTTGACGTACATGTCAAATTTGACATGTACGTCAAAATATAACACTCCCCTTTCTGGGTGGAAGTTGATGAAACAGTATAAATGGATCAGAACTAAGAAGTCTTCTTCAAATATTCAGTTTAAACATTCGACATCTATCGACTGTAgactaattttgaattttgttgattttttccCTTGTTAGGGCTCAATTTTAATTATGTATGCTGCTAAGATGAAAATTCACCAATGATTCGGCTGAGAACAAAACTGAAATCGATGATCGATTGGTGAACGTCGTatctatgatttttttttatttaacttCGCAAAATATTGGATATTTTCATTCGGTCGAAACCAGCCTCGTTTCAATTAACTAGAAAGTAAACTGCGGGAACACAAACAAAATCGGTAGTGAAATTAGCTCGCCCATAATAACGATCTACATTCAAAGCCATAATTTGCGATTTCTCGTCGGAACAATGACACCCAAAGATGTAGACTGGACTCACCTGACATATAAGACGTCTGGAATGTCTGGAaaaaaacaaaacgaaaaagcATTAGGGACTTTGTAAGAATTACAAGGCGATTGAAGAATCTATCAAATCTCTTATATGGACAAGATAGTAGtgcatcgaaaaaaaaatatcgattctCTTATGcatcttttgtttttttttgatatGATAAATTACGCAACTCACTTCTTGGTTTACAAATCTCGTTGACTACAAAATTCCTTTTTCTACCAGTTGAAGAGATTATTGTTAAAAAAGTTCTTAAAAATATATGGTTCGTCATTTTCACCACACATGCTGATGGCACGATTCATATGATTCTAATTTATCATTGAAGTAGTCCATCACAATTGTGTAGGATGATATCATTTTATTCCAATattctctaattttttttttcatcgtctGGTTGATttgttatttatattgatgcagcCCCAACAACAGCAGAATAAAACTTTGAAagttgaacttttttttgataCTATACCTTGTTTGAAACTAGCATTATAAGAATCTACTTTACAGTCTATTTTTTGTTCTAAATACTTTTTAATGGATTTCATCTTACTTGAACTATCACACAAATTTTCGATGGTGGGGCCTACCATGTAGCTGGAAATCTGGAAAGAAAAAAACAacctcaaataaaaaatttaaaatatagtTAAAGTAGTAACAAGAAATAGCTATGATTCTTCTTGTAGTAatgggcatttggctacctaAGACCGCAGAGATCCATACAAACTTTAGCGTTTATAATGTACATATATTAGATTTCATACTCTCAACTATAAATTGTGCAAAGATAGTCAAGTTGCAGTCACCGTTCCTGATAGTAAATCAAATTTTATAATGAGAATACTGTGCAACATTTGCGCATTAAATAGTATCAAAATATATCAATAGACACATGAGGAATGTTAATAATTATGATAAAAAATCTTTATCCGTTGCCcatattgcaaaaaaaaattgacaacaGAAGAATTCAAGTCTATCATCAATAGACCAATTTGACTTCCTCCATGCTTCCATTGGAAAAAGTTTGGCTTATACAAATTGCAAGATTTCCTAATGATAATTATTGAGAAATCTTGTTACATGGTGTCAAAAATGATCTTGACCTGTCCTGAATTGTCATCAATTGCTTACCAAATCAAGGACTCGGATATAAAAACCAGATCTGAAAAATCATTCGCAACAAAAAAACTGCGAACAATATTTGTTGATACATTATCGACCAATAGCGATTTCAGATATCAACATTACAAATATCTTATACTCAACATTATCTTCAGGTTCCAAGCCCACGTTGAATAACGAAGGAGAACCAATATATATTGAAATTACAGGAGATTGATCATAGCACAAAAAATTTAGCTTGATAATAAGGTGTAAATGAAGGGAACTATTTTTAGCTGGAAGAAATTCACTAAATAAAAGATAACCTTCAAATGTTATTATTTTGGAATATTACCTTGCGTAGGGTTCACACTGTGTTATAAAACCAAGAATTTCAAGTTGTCATCACCACGACTATATATTTATATGAACCACTACTGAAAATCATAACAATTTGATTTTGTCACTGCAAAAAAATCAGAAACGAAAACTTCAGACCTATGGAACCATATTGAATCTTCgcaactgtcatttttgacagaAAGGGACTGTTTTGGTACAGAAATGTCACTTGAACCAGAGAATATTACAGTTCTTCTTCGATTTTTccattaataaaaataaaaacaacacacttaattatttttgatgaagtgttaatttcatttcaatgttttctgtaaattttttatgagatattttgaaaatttagaaGTTTTTTGGACACAATGTGTtcatagaaataaataaattttggcCACCAACCATAGATTGAAATGTCACGCAAGGCGGGAAAAAGTTGactatttcaaaataataataaacaacaCATAATAATTTTCTTTCAGAATGGAAAACGAGTGTAAGATAATATCAAATGAGACATAAAAACACTAACattctaataaaaaaataattaatatttcAGCATTCGACGCAGAAACACCTAGAAGGAGTACTAGATTGAGGAAACCAACATCAAAAGCTTTGGAGAACAAATATGTGAAAACTCTGGCTAGATCTGGTTTTGTAGGAAATATTTCTAGCAGTGAAGAATCATCTAGcgaaaatgaagaatttattaCAGAAAATGAACCAATAACACCTTCAGGTATGGAGATAACTTATATGAAATTAGCCTAACCTAGAAATATTCATTGATTTGctatgattttttattttcagttcttcaAAACACAGACCATGTACAAGGcgataaaatatttcagttccAAAGTAGGAAAACCAAAAGAGGTCTATTTCAAAAGGTTAAAGAAGCACATGAActcaaagaagaaaaaaatttaggaaAGGCAGCCAGAAAAGGTGATAGGTTTGATCTGATACTCGTAAATTCAACTCATTTTCTTATTTTATGTAATAGCAAGACATACAGAGGAGGATGAGCCATTTAGTGATAGTGGTAGTGAATACAACGCCAGTGAAGACTCCTCGTCTGAATCAGATCATAAAATATCTGGTAGTGATAGCTCTGAAGAGTCGCATGGGGAAAGTGTCAAGAAAAAACAAGGACAGGCTTTCAGTGGAAATAGGAAGATGGGAAAAGCACAGTTGAGGGGACAAAGGGAAAAAAACTATAAGATACATATTGATGATTACTTTTCCAATCAAGCTACCAAGAAGATCGTAACGTCTGATTATACATTAGATAAATTGGAAACTCCAAGATTGTCACAGGACCAACTCACCaatctattgaaaaatatgaaactaTCCAAAAATCATTTCACTGCAATAAATCAGTTGCAAGAACAGAATAAAACTATGTTCACAAAATGGCTTTACCTTTTACacgaaaatttcaatatacTTATTTATGGATTAGGCTCAAAGAGGAGAATTTTAACTGAGTTCCAAGAGGAATTCTTAACGGATTATCCTGTCATTGTCGTCAACGGTTTCTTTCCTTCTTTATCCATCAAAGACATTCTGGACGGCATCATTTCAGACCTTTTACAACTGAAACGGAACCCAGCAAACGTGTACGAGTGTTGCGATATAATCGAAAAGGAATTCGGATATTTGGACACTCATCTTTATCTCATCGTCCACAATATAGACGGAGAAGTTTTGAGGAACAGCAAAACGCAGAACGTTTTGGCCCGTCTGGCCTGCATCGATAATATCCATCTCATCGCCTCGACGGACCATATAAACGGACCCCTCAGTAAGAATGTTCTCGTTAGGAGGAGATCGAGTTTttgattgtaattttttttcagtgtggGATCATTCCAAATTGGACAAATTCAATTACACCTGGTGGGATATGACGTCGTTCCTTCCTTACATAGAGGAAACGTCGTTCGAGAGCTCCATGATGATACAGAAGGGTGGAGAATTCGCTCTGTCTTCTTTACGAAACGTTTTCCTATCGCTGACCAAAAATTCGAGAGGGATTTATCTGCTTATGGTCAAGCATCAGTTGAAAAACTCCAAAAATCAACTTTATCAAGGTGAAATGACGCCTGCTGTCTAATTAATGTCACCTGTCCAAATTATTTGTCAAAAATTCACAGCCTACTATTTTTTCTTAATGCTTGTTGAAAGAGAATAAAAAGTTGTGTATCTTTTCTGTTTCTTATCGAAATTACTCTTATTTCAGGCTTTGCGTTCAAAGATCTGTATTCTTCGTGTCGAGAAACGTTTTTGGTCAGTTCGGATTTGGCTCTGAGG
The window above is part of the Coccinella septempunctata chromosome 8, icCocSept1.1, whole genome shotgun sequence genome. Proteins encoded here:
- the LOC123318678 gene encoding origin recognition complex subunit 2 isoform X1, with product MENESFDAETPRRSTRLRKPTSKALENKYVKTLARSGFVGNISSSEESSSENEEFITENEPITPSVLQNTDHVQGDKIFQFQSRKTKRGLFQKVKEAHELKEEKNLGKAARKVARHTEEDEPFSDSGSEYNASEDSSSESDHKISGSDSSEESHGESVKKKQGQAFSGNRKMGKAQLRGQREKNYKIHIDDYFSNQATKKIVTSDYTLDKLETPRLSQDQLTNLLKNMKLSKNHFTAINQLQEQNKTMFTKWLYLLHENFNILIYGLGSKRRILTEFQEEFLTDYPVIVVNGFFPSLSIKDILDGIISDLLQLKRNPANVYECCDIIEKEFGYLDTHLYLIVHNIDGEVLRNSKTQNVLARLACIDNIHLIASTDHINGPLMWDHSKLDKFNYTWWDMTSFLPYIEETSFESSMMIQKGGEFALSSLRNVFLSLTKNSRGIYLLMVKHQLKNSKNQLYQGFAFKDLYSSCRETFLVSSDLALRAQLTEFIDHKMVKIKRSADGVENLVIPISNALLEKFLNEQKD
- the LOC123318678 gene encoding origin recognition complex subunit 2 isoform X2, with translation MENESFDAETPRRSTRLRKPTSKALENKYVKTLARSGFVGNISSSEESSSENEEFITENEPITPSVLQNTDHVQGDKIFQFQSRKTKRGLFQKVKEAHELKEEKNLGKAARKARHTEEDEPFSDSGSEYNASEDSSSESDHKISGSDSSEESHGESVKKKQGQAFSGNRKMGKAQLRGQREKNYKIHIDDYFSNQATKKIVTSDYTLDKLETPRLSQDQLTNLLKNMKLSKNHFTAINQLQEQNKTMFTKWLYLLHENFNILIYGLGSKRRILTEFQEEFLTDYPVIVVNGFFPSLSIKDILDGIISDLLQLKRNPANVYECCDIIEKEFGYLDTHLYLIVHNIDGEVLRNSKTQNVLARLACIDNIHLIASTDHINGPLMWDHSKLDKFNYTWWDMTSFLPYIEETSFESSMMIQKGGEFALSSLRNVFLSLTKNSRGIYLLMVKHQLKNSKNQLYQGFAFKDLYSSCRETFLVSSDLALRAQLTEFIDHKMVKIKRSADGVENLVIPISNALLEKFLNEQKD